In Mercenaria mercenaria strain notata unplaced genomic scaffold, MADL_Memer_1 contig_2918, whole genome shotgun sequence, the DNA window tattttttcgtAAATAAAGTGTTGcatgataaaagaaattattataaTCAGCgtaatgtaaatatcatacatTTAGGTGAGGACATTCCACGTGTAAAATCTAAGCCCACTTGAACAAGACTCAAGTTCTTTTCAAATGAATGAGTTTTACGGCAGAGCacgatttttttctataaaaatgaaTTCTCCAACCTAACAGATGCGTCGATATTTGCAATAATATGTTTCTAGCCCCGtgattaaaactaaatttagATAATAGAAATCCATgatgaaaatgtaatgtaaacAATAACTCAAGATTTGGAATTTATACGGCTGTCATGGAAAAAGGTAAACAGAATCATACATGCATGCATATAGCTACGCGAGTAAAATACAGCATCAAAGATCAAATACTGCCCCCTAATACCCTTATACTGTCAACTGTTTGGGATAGCAGATAATGTCTCACCTCATCTGAGCCTGTAACAGTTTCATCCGTTTGTCCCTCCGTATCTACCGTATTTGCCTGCTCTTGACAAAACAGATTTGTTTCCTCTATCCCTATTTCAATATCATCATCTGTTTCCTGATCAAAACACATAAAAACTGGTTGTATTTTAAAAGACGATTTTATATCGAGATTCCTCTTTTTCagccaaaaccttaaaaaaaagcgcgcttttttccaaattctgtttgtctttcttcgtaaattttttagcgaagaaaaaatcaacacgcTTTTCTTCACACATTTAACCTCATCACCTAAAAATTTACGTgcttttttcccaatttacaacatactttcttcgtaaatttttcaacggaagtaaaaatcaacacataaaatgacatgtcatgatacatttatttcatatatatatataatacatataatacataataaaaatgttatttggaaattttcaaatataataaatttcgtaaatttacgaacaaccgtttaatggcatttcataagaaacaaaaacaaacttaagttttagcgctaagatattattaattaagacaagttcgtaaatttacgaatggaataagtcgtaaaaatttcataatacataaatcggattttaaaagtcttcaaaagaagtagttcgtaaatttacgaagtttgccaaAAGCGATGTTATtaggaaattttcaaatataataaagttcgtaaatttacaaacaaccgttaaatggcatttcataagaaataaaaacatacttaagttttagcactaagatattattaattaagacatgtt includes these proteins:
- the LOC128552571 gene encoding uncharacterized protein LOC128552571, translated to METERFRHEEEEATQQTKKMNEDFNIQDAERLHQKNEEYGAEGPSTIVETDDDIEIGIEETNLFCQEQANTVDTEGQTDETVTGSDEVRHYLLSQTVDSIRVLGGSI